One region of Paenibacillus polymyxa M1 genomic DNA includes:
- a CDS encoding SDR family oxidoreductase: protein MKLSGNTILITGGSTGIGLAFAERFLKAGNKVIVTGRREHVLQKAKEKLPSLITHVSDLNIESERIAVSDWVTTNYPEVNVLVNNAGIQQRFNVLKTDAKNNWDYFSKEITTNIEAPFHLSMLLAPYFATKEEATIINVTSGLAFTPFVIAPIYSATKAALHSFTISLRHQLSDTSVEVIEVVPPAVNTDLGGAGLHTQGEPLDDFADGIFKGLEEGKIEIGYGTSVARLRMSRNEVDEHVENMYKATKNSIE from the coding sequence ATGAAACTTTCAGGAAATACAATACTAATTACCGGTGGAAGTACTGGAATAGGATTAGCTTTTGCAGAACGATTTTTAAAAGCTGGCAATAAAGTCATTGTTACTGGACGACGTGAACATGTACTTCAAAAAGCGAAAGAGAAATTGCCTAGCCTTATTACTCATGTAAGTGATTTGAATATTGAATCCGAGCGTATAGCAGTATCGGATTGGGTAACAACCAACTATCCAGAAGTAAATGTGTTAGTTAACAACGCCGGTATTCAACAACGCTTTAACGTTCTAAAAACGGATGCAAAAAACAATTGGGATTATTTCAGTAAAGAAATCACAACTAACATTGAAGCACCTTTCCATCTATCCATGCTGCTGGCTCCATATTTTGCAACAAAAGAAGAGGCGACTATCATTAATGTCACTTCTGGGTTAGCTTTTACGCCGTTTGTGATTGCTCCGATTTATTCAGCAACGAAAGCGGCACTTCATTCATTTACAATTAGCCTAAGACACCAACTTTCTGATACGTCTGTAGAGGTAATTGAAGTTGTCCCTCCGGCAGTGAATACAGATTTAGGTGGAGCAGGATTGCACACGCAAGGAGAACCATTAGATGACTTCGCAGATGGAATTTTCAAAGGATTAGAAGAAGGTAAAATAGAAATCGGATATGGTACTTCTGTGGCTCGCTTACGCATGTCACGAAATGAAGTCGACGAACACGTAGAGAATATGTATAAGGCAACGAAAAATTCAATAGAATAG